A stretch of Sulfitobacter sp. THAF37 DNA encodes these proteins:
- the arsB gene encoding ACR3 family arsenite efflux transporter, whose protein sequence is MTDTSLPAAAGLGTFERWLSVWVALAIGGGLLLGNLFPGLFSFLASLEIASVNLPVALLIWAMVYPMMVSVDFGALRQVGDKPKGLVVTLVVNWLIKPFTMAALGVLFFEGVFAGLIPPDDAQAYLAGVILLGAAPCTAMVFVWSNLTRGDATYTLVQVSVNDVIMVFAYAPIVAVLLGVTDIVVPWDTLLLSVGLYVMLPLLAGYLTRRTLVANGGEAAVDGFKSRVQPFSILGLLVTVVLLFGFQAEVILERPLVIALIAVPLLIQSYGIFFVAYLAARAWRIPFNVAAPCAMIGTSNFFELAVAVAISLFGLGSGAALATVVGVLVEVPVMLSLVAFANRTRHWFPDVGDAS, encoded by the coding sequence ATGACTGATACATCTCTTCCCGCCGCGGCGGGTCTGGGAACCTTTGAACGCTGGTTGTCCGTCTGGGTGGCTCTTGCCATCGGCGGCGGGCTGCTGCTGGGCAATCTCTTTCCGGGTCTCTTTTCCTTTCTGGCGTCGTTGGAGATCGCCTCGGTCAACCTGCCCGTGGCCCTACTGATCTGGGCGATGGTCTATCCAATGATGGTCAGCGTGGATTTCGGCGCCTTGCGCCAGGTCGGAGACAAACCAAAGGGTCTGGTCGTGACCCTGGTGGTGAACTGGCTGATCAAACCCTTCACGATGGCGGCCCTCGGCGTGCTGTTCTTCGAAGGTGTCTTTGCGGGCCTGATACCACCCGACGATGCGCAGGCGTATCTGGCGGGCGTTATCCTGTTGGGGGCGGCCCCCTGCACCGCGATGGTCTTTGTCTGGTCGAACCTCACGCGGGGCGATGCAACCTACACGCTGGTGCAGGTCAGCGTAAACGATGTGATCATGGTCTTCGCCTATGCGCCTATCGTTGCCGTCCTGCTCGGGGTAACGGACATCGTCGTGCCGTGGGATACGCTGCTGCTGTCAGTGGGCCTCTACGTCATGCTGCCTCTGCTGGCCGGGTATCTGACGCGCAGGACCCTGGTTGCGAATGGCGGCGAAGCAGCGGTTGACGGGTTCAAATCCCGGGTACAACCATTCTCGATCCTCGGGTTGCTGGTGACGGTGGTGCTGCTGTTCGGATTTCAGGCAGAGGTCATTCTTGAGCGCCCGCTCGTCATCGCGCTGATCGCCGTGCCGCTGCTGATCCAGTCCTACGGGATCTTCTTTGTGGCCTACCTTGCCGCGCGGGCATGGCGCATTCCGTTCAACGTCGCCGCGCCCTGCGCGATGATCGGCACCTCCAACTTCTTTGAACTGGCTGTCGCTGTCGCCATCAGCCTGTTCGGGCTTGGGTCGGGCGCCGCCCTGGCGACGGTCGTCGGCGTTCTTGTCGAAGTGCCGGTCATGCTTTCCCTCGTTGCCTTCGCCAACCGGACGCGGCACTGGTTTCCCGATGTCGGCGATGCATCGTGA
- the purN gene encoding phosphoribosylglycinamide formyltransferase, which produces MIRRVAIFASGGGSNMRALVADMTGDHPARPAVVLSNNADAGCIAWAAGQGIATEVVDHRPFGADRAGFEAAVTAALAPHAPEIICLAGFMRKLTAGFTDAWAGRMINIHPSLLPKYKGLHTHARALEAGDAEHGCTVHEVTAALDDGPILGQARIAVAPDDTPETLAARVLEQEHRLYPAVLRRFAAGDRRRIDLTG; this is translated from the coding sequence TTGATCAGACGGGTGGCGATCTTTGCGTCCGGCGGCGGGTCGAACATGCGCGCGCTGGTGGCGGACATGACGGGGGACCACCCCGCGCGGCCCGCCGTGGTGCTGTCGAACAACGCCGACGCGGGCTGCATCGCCTGGGCGGCGGGGCAGGGGATCGCGACCGAGGTGGTCGATCACCGTCCCTTCGGAGCCGATCGCGCGGGGTTCGAGGCGGCTGTGACCGCTGCCCTAGCCCCCCATGCACCGGAGATCATCTGCCTGGCGGGATTCATGCGCAAGCTGACGGCAGGGTTCACCGATGCCTGGGCCGGGCGGATGATCAACATCCATCCGTCGCTTTTGCCCAAGTACAAGGGCCTGCATACCCACGCCCGCGCGCTGGAGGCGGGGGATGCCGAACATGGCTGCACCGTCCACGAAGTGACAGCGGCGCTGGACGATGGTCCGATTCTGGGACAGGCGCGCATCGCCGTGGCGCCGGACGATACACCCGAAACCCTGGCCGCCCGTGTGCTGGAGCAGGAACACCGGCTGTACCCCGCCGTGCTGCGCCGCTTTGCCGCCGGGGACCGTCGCCGGATCGACCTGACGGGGTGA
- the rnd gene encoding ribonuclease D, which produces MKTITSTADLAAFCTEAAAHPYVTVDTEFLRERTYYSKLCLVQLAMPGKDDSNAVLVDPLADGISLDPLYELFRDTSVVKVFHAARQDLEIFYVDAQVFPEPLFDTQVAAMVCGFGEQVGYETLVRKICHTGVDKTSRFTDWSRRPLSDDQKKYALADVTHLRQIYEFLRDKLEESGRERWVSEELETLTNPETYITRPRDAWKRVKTRTSSPKFLAIVRELAAFREDYAQSRNVPRNRVYKDDALIELSSLKPSTPEELGRARLLLREARRGDIADGILAAVRAGVACKPADMPQPDRSRDKLQVNPALADLLRVLLKAKTEKAGVAAKLIAPASDLDGIAAGLRDVPALSGWRREVFGNDALRLCDGEIALTARGNDVKVVEV; this is translated from the coding sequence ATGAAAACGATCACCAGTACCGCCGATCTGGCCGCCTTCTGCACCGAGGCCGCTGCACACCCCTATGTCACCGTCGATACGGAATTCCTGCGCGAACGTACCTATTACTCCAAGCTGTGTCTCGTGCAGCTGGCGATGCCGGGCAAGGATGACAGCAACGCCGTGCTGGTCGATCCGCTGGCCGACGGCATCTCGCTCGACCCGCTTTACGAGCTGTTTCGCGATACATCGGTGGTCAAGGTGTTTCACGCGGCCCGGCAGGACCTGGAAATCTTCTATGTCGATGCGCAGGTGTTTCCCGAACCGCTGTTCGACACCCAGGTCGCCGCAATGGTCTGCGGGTTCGGCGAACAGGTGGGATACGAGACCCTGGTGCGCAAGATCTGCCATACCGGCGTGGACAAGACTTCGCGCTTTACCGACTGGTCCCGCCGACCGCTGAGCGACGATCAGAAGAAATACGCGCTGGCCGATGTGACCCACCTGCGCCAGATCTACGAATTCCTGCGCGACAAGCTGGAGGAAAGCGGCCGCGAACGCTGGGTCAGCGAAGAGCTGGAGACACTGACCAACCCCGAGACCTACATCACCCGGCCCCGCGACGCCTGGAAGCGGGTCAAGACCCGGACGTCCTCGCCCAAGTTCCTGGCCATCGTGCGGGAACTGGCCGCCTTCCGCGAAGACTACGCCCAAAGCCGCAACGTGCCGCGCAACCGGGTCTACAAGGACGATGCGCTGATCGAATTGTCCAGCCTCAAACCCTCCACTCCGGAGGAGCTGGGTCGTGCCAGGCTGCTGTTGCGCGAGGCGCGGCGCGGCGACATCGCGGACGGCATCCTGGCGGCGGTGCGCGCGGGCGTCGCCTGCAAGCCCGCCGACATGCCGCAGCCCGACCGCAGCCGCGACAAGCTGCAGGTGAACCCGGCGTTGGCCGACCTGTTGCGCGTGCTTCTCAAGGCCAAGACGGAAAAGGCGGGTGTCGCCGCCAAGCTGATCGCACCGGCCTCGGACCTCGACGGGATCGCGGCGGGGCTGCGCGATGTGCCCGCCCTCAGCGGCTGGCGGCGCGAGG
- a CDS encoding helix-turn-helix transcriptional regulator, whose translation MDKIHALDALAALSQPTRLDVFRLLTKAGEAGMTAGDIGDTLGVRQNTMSANLSILSRANLVRSTREGRSIRYFADMGGMRDLLSFLMEDCCGGRPELCQPVINELACAC comes from the coding sequence ATGGATAAAATACACGCTCTCGACGCTCTCGCGGCTCTCAGCCAGCCTACCCGGCTCGATGTGTTCCGCCTGCTCACCAAGGCCGGAGAAGCAGGCATGACCGCAGGTGATATAGGCGACACTCTCGGGGTTCGTCAGAATACGATGTCGGCCAACCTGAGCATCCTGTCCCGGGCCAATCTGGTCCGGAGCACGCGCGAGGGCCGCAGCATCCGGTATTTCGCCGATATGGGCGGGATGCGCGATCTTTTGTCCTTTCTCATGGAAGACTGTTGCGGCGGACGCCCCGAGCTTTGCCAGCCCGTCATCAATGAACTCGCTTGCGCCTGCTGA
- a CDS encoding ATP-binding protein: protein MFFAWLKRYVPRGIYGRAALILLLPVVILQLVVVVIFAQRHFEGVTNQMSDTVARELALVLQVVSQSPPGANVGDAVGDQLGLLEISATAVPEAAVPAANIYRWYDYSGRVLARRLALRLPGFRAVDLADDNIVDLYVDTDRGPLMLRFDRRRISASNPHQLFVYTVFFGVVLSLIASIYLRNQLRPIKRLARAAEAFGRGRHEPYSPSGAVEVRAAGNAFVDMRARIERQMEQRTLMLSGVSHDLRTPLTRMRLSLSMLEDEEAAPLLQDVEDMQRMLDEFLNFAKGAAEGEPEAVDPHALMADVVEDARRAGRNVTLLPREGDGTGTVKLRPLAFRRAADNLISNAVRYGARAEVSVMLSEKSLRIRIEDDGPGIPEARRTEAVKPFTRLDPARNQDKGGGVGLGLAIATDIARAHGGVLRLGESTRLGGLRADIVIAR from the coding sequence ATGTTTTTTGCCTGGCTCAAACGCTATGTGCCCCGGGGCATCTACGGTCGCGCGGCGCTGATCCTCCTGTTGCCGGTGGTGATCCTGCAACTCGTGGTCGTGGTCATCTTTGCCCAGCGGCATTTCGAAGGGGTGACGAACCAGATGTCGGACACCGTCGCGCGGGAGCTGGCGCTGGTGTTGCAGGTGGTGTCGCAGTCGCCGCCCGGTGCGAATGTCGGCGATGCGGTCGGCGACCAGCTGGGTCTTTTGGAGATCAGCGCAACCGCTGTGCCGGAGGCCGCGGTTCCGGCGGCCAACATTTACCGCTGGTACGATTATTCGGGCCGGGTTCTGGCGCGTCGGCTGGCGCTGCGGCTGCCCGGCTTTCGCGCGGTGGATCTGGCGGACGACAACATCGTGGATCTGTACGTCGATACGGACAGGGGGCCGCTGATGCTGCGGTTCGACCGGCGGCGCATCTCGGCGTCGAATCCGCATCAGCTGTTCGTCTATACCGTTTTTTTCGGTGTGGTCCTCAGCCTGATCGCGTCGATCTACCTGCGCAACCAGCTGCGCCCGATCAAACGGCTGGCACGCGCGGCCGAGGCGTTTGGCCGGGGGCGGCATGAACCCTACAGCCCCTCCGGCGCGGTGGAGGTTCGGGCGGCGGGCAACGCTTTTGTCGATATGCGTGCGCGGATCGAGCGGCAGATGGAACAGCGCACCCTGATGCTGTCCGGGGTCAGTCACGACCTGCGCACGCCCCTGACCCGCATGCGGCTCAGTCTGTCGATGCTGGAGGACGAAGAGGCCGCGCCGCTCTTGCAGGACGTGGAAGACATGCAGCGGATGCTGGACGAGTTCCTGAACTTTGCCAAGGGCGCCGCCGAAGGTGAGCCGGAGGCGGTCGATCCCCATGCCCTGATGGCCGATGTGGTGGAGGATGCGCGCCGGGCCGGACGGAACGTGACCCTGCTGCCGCGCGAAGGCGATGGGACCGGAACGGTCAAGCTGCGGCCTCTGGCGTTCAGGCGGGCGGCGGACAACCTGATCTCCAACGCGGTCCGCTATGGCGCGCGGGCCGAGGTTTCGGTCATGCTCAGCGAAAAATCCCTGCGGATCAGGATCGAGGACGACGGCCCCGGCATTCCCGAGGCGCGGCGGACGGAGGCTGTGAAGCCCTTCACCCGGCTCGATCCCGCGCGCAACCAGGACAAGGGTGGCGGCGTCGGGTTGGGTCTGGCCATCGCCACCGATATCGCCCGTGCCCACGGCGGCGTGCTGCGGCTGGGCGAATCGACGCGGCTGGGCGGTCTGCGGGCCGATATCGTGATCGCACGTTAG
- a CDS encoding substrate-binding domain-containing protein, with translation MLARPLITAALVALTGTAAWAQDAIIVQSTTSTANSGLYDHLLPLFQDETGIRMNVVAVGTGQAIRNAENCDGDVLLVHAKPAEEKFVAAGFGSDRTDLMYNDFVIVGPTADPAGVGGMDDVQGALAQIAGQGALFASRGDDSGTHKKEMTLWDDAGVDPTAASGDWYRETGSGMGATLNAGIGMGAYVMTDRATWISFDNKQDYAVAVEGDTDLFNQYGVIPVSPAKCPNVNAQAARTFADWLISDEGQAAIAAYRVADQQLFFPNAPKP, from the coding sequence ATGCTTGCAAGACCCCTCATCACCGCCGCGCTCGTCGCTCTGACCGGAACCGCCGCCTGGGCGCAGGACGCGATCATCGTGCAGTCCACGACCTCGACCGCGAATTCGGGCCTTTACGACCACCTGCTGCCCCTCTTCCAGGACGAAACCGGCATCCGGATGAACGTGGTCGCGGTGGGCACCGGTCAGGCGATCAGGAACGCCGAGAATTGCGATGGCGACGTGCTGCTGGTCCACGCCAAACCGGCGGAGGAGAAATTCGTCGCAGCGGGCTTTGGCAGCGACCGCACCGATCTGATGTACAACGACTTTGTGATCGTCGGCCCCACCGCGGACCCGGCCGGTGTGGGCGGTATGGACGATGTGCAGGGCGCCTTGGCGCAGATCGCCGGACAGGGTGCGCTGTTCGCCTCGCGCGGGGATGACAGCGGCACCCACAAGAAAGAGATGACGCTGTGGGATGACGCCGGCGTGGATCCGACCGCGGCCAGCGGTGACTGGTACCGCGAAACCGGCTCCGGCATGGGGGCCACGCTGAACGCGGGCATCGGCATGGGCGCCTATGTGATGACCGACCGCGCCACCTGGATCAGTTTCGACAACAAACAGGATTACGCGGTTGCGGTCGAAGGCGACACGGACCTGTTCAACCAGTATGGCGTGATCCCGGTGAGCCCGGCCAAATGTCCGAACGTGAATGCGCAGGCGGCCCGGACGTTTGCGGACTGGCTGATCTCGGACGAGGGGCAGGCGGCCATCGCGGCCTACCGGGTTGCGGATCAGCAGCTGTTCTTTCCAAATGCGCCGAAGCCTTGA
- a CDS encoding helix-turn-helix transcriptional regulator, whose product MTEPAMPDHAYLTVRELAELLRLKERKIYDLAASGSVPCSRATGKLLFPAEEIRAWIERAKSGGVAQGAAAPQRAPILLGSHDPLLDWAIRQSRCGLASYYDGSLDGLQRFTKGEGVAAGLHLHDPATGRWNVPDVARAAAGQNAVLVTFARRQRGLIHRPDGPAPASLPDLAKYRFAPRQPESGTEILFRHLAGNAGLDLSSLQLSDVARTEDEAAEAVRRRDADATFGIEAVARAYGLAFLPVIEEEFALLVERKAWFDAPMQKLMTFCAGAAFARRARAYGGYDIAELGHVIWNA is encoded by the coding sequence ATGACGGAACCTGCCATGCCGGACCACGCGTATCTGACGGTCCGGGAACTCGCAGAACTGCTGCGGCTGAAAGAGCGCAAGATTTACGATCTCGCGGCGTCAGGCAGCGTGCCGTGTTCCAGGGCGACGGGCAAGCTGCTGTTCCCGGCGGAGGAGATCAGGGCCTGGATCGAGCGGGCGAAATCGGGCGGTGTGGCGCAGGGGGCCGCGGCGCCACAGCGCGCCCCGATCCTGTTGGGCAGCCACGATCCCTTGCTCGACTGGGCCATCCGGCAATCGCGCTGCGGGCTGGCCAGCTATTACGACGGCTCTCTCGACGGGCTGCAGCGGTTCACGAAGGGCGAGGGGGTCGCGGCGGGGCTGCACCTTCACGATCCCGCAACGGGCCGGTGGAACGTCCCCGACGTGGCCCGGGCTGCCGCCGGTCAGAACGCCGTTCTGGTCACTTTTGCCCGGCGCCAGCGGGGACTGATCCACCGCCCCGACGGCCCTGCGCCGGCCAGTCTGCCGGACCTCGCCAAGTACAGGTTTGCGCCGCGTCAGCCGGAATCCGGCACCGAAATCCTGTTCCGGCACCTTGCTGGCAATGCGGGGCTGGATCTGTCCAGCCTGCAGCTGTCCGATGTCGCAAGGACCGAGGACGAAGCGGCCGAGGCGGTCCGCCGCCGCGATGCGGACGCGACCTTCGGCATCGAAGCGGTCGCCCGGGCCTACGGGCTGGCGTTCCTTCCGGTGATCGAAGAGGAGTTCGCCCTGCTGGTGGAGCGAAAGGCCTGGTTCGACGCCCCCATGCAAAAGCTCATGACCTTCTGCGCGGGCGCCGCATTCGCCCGCCGGGCGCGTGCCTATGGCGGCTACGACATCGCCGAGCTTGGCCATGTCATTTGGAACGCCTGA
- a CDS encoding MBL fold metallo-hydrolase has product MLPPDDFNPPVGQAVALEPGLRRIVAPNPSPMTYRGTNTYLLGTTGVAVIDPGPPDDAHLQAILDALEPGQRISHIIVTHSHLDHSPLARPLADRTAAPVLAFGGPLAGRSAIMAQLAQSGPMGGGEGIDHDFAPDVTLADGESIRGDDWTLDVLHTPGHLGNHISLGWGDACFTADHVMGWASSLVSPPDGDLTDFMASCARLAARSWRVFYPGHGAPVTEPAARLDWLTGHRGAREAAILEALQEAPADAATLAARIYADTPAALLPAATRNVLAHLVDLTQKSRVTPQGDLHADATFRLR; this is encoded by the coding sequence ATGCTGCCACCCGACGACTTCAATCCCCCGGTTGGTCAGGCCGTCGCGCTGGAGCCGGGACTGCGCCGCATCGTGGCGCCGAATCCTTCGCCCATGACCTATCGCGGCACCAACACCTATCTGCTGGGCACCACCGGCGTGGCGGTGATCGATCCCGGCCCGCCGGACGATGCGCACCTTCAGGCGATTCTCGACGCGCTGGAACCCGGCCAGCGGATCAGCCACATCATCGTCACGCACAGTCACCTCGATCATTCCCCCCTCGCCCGGCCCCTGGCCGACCGCACCGCCGCGCCGGTGCTGGCCTTCGGCGGCCCCCTCGCAGGCCGCTCGGCGATCATGGCGCAGCTTGCGCAAAGCGGCCCCATGGGCGGCGGCGAAGGGATCGACCATGACTTCGCCCCCGACGTGACCCTGGCCGACGGAGAGAGCATCCGGGGCGACGACTGGACGCTGGACGTCCTGCATACCCCGGGCCATCTGGGCAATCATATCAGCCTGGGGTGGGGAGACGCCTGCTTTACCGCCGATCATGTGATGGGCTGGGCCTCTTCGCTGGTCTCGCCGCCGGACGGGGACCTGACAGATTTCATGGCCTCCTGCGCCCGGCTTGCGGCCCGAAGCTGGCGGGTGTTCTACCCCGGCCACGGCGCCCCAGTGACAGAGCCCGCCGCCCGGCTGGACTGGCTGACCGGCCACCGCGGGGCGCGCGAAGCCGCGATCCTGGAGGCGCTGCAGGAAGCCCCCGCAGATGCCGCCACCCTCGCCGCCCGCATCTACGCCGACACCCCCGCCGCCCTGCTGCCCGCAGCCACCCGCAACGTGCTGGCGCATCTCGTTGATCTGACCCAGAAATCGCGGGTAACGCCCCAGGGCGATCTGCACGCCGACGCCACCTTCCGCCTGCGCTGA
- the purM gene encoding phosphoribosylformylglycinamidine cyclo-ligase: MSLPKNGITYADAGVDIDAGNTLVERIKPAAKRTARPGVMSGLGGFGALFDLKGAGFTDPVLVAATDGVGTKLRIAIDTGNVDSIGIDLVAMCVNDLVCQGAEPLFFLDYFATGKLELDQATRIIEGIAAGCAASGCALIGGETAEMPGMYHAGDFDLAGFAVGAMERGTELPRAVTEGDVLLGLPSDGVHSNGYSLVRRIVELSGLGWADTCPWAEGTLGEALLTPTRLYVKGAVAALRADCVQALAHITGGGLTENLPRVLPEGLGAEIDLGAWDLPAVFEWLASQGGMAEAELLKTFNSGIGMIAVVSPDRVDAAKAAFATDGHEAIEIGRIVDRSGVAYTGSLL; the protein is encoded by the coding sequence ATGTCATTACCTAAAAACGGGATCACCTACGCGGATGCGGGCGTCGATATCGACGCGGGCAATACGTTGGTCGAACGGATCAAACCGGCGGCGAAGCGCACCGCGCGGCCCGGGGTGATGTCGGGGCTGGGCGGTTTCGGCGCGCTGTTCGATCTGAAAGGGGCGGGCTTCACCGATCCGGTGCTGGTCGCGGCCACCGACGGCGTGGGCACCAAGCTGCGCATCGCCATCGACACCGGCAATGTGGACAGCATCGGCATCGACCTGGTCGCCATGTGCGTCAACGATCTGGTGTGTCAGGGGGCCGAGCCGCTGTTCTTTCTGGATTATTTCGCCACCGGAAAGCTGGAGCTGGACCAGGCCACCCGCATCATCGAAGGAATCGCGGCGGGCTGTGCCGCTTCCGGCTGCGCATTGATCGGCGGTGAAACGGCAGAGATGCCGGGCATGTACCATGCGGGCGACTTCGATCTGGCAGGCTTCGCCGTCGGCGCGATGGAGCGCGGCACCGAACTGCCCCGCGCTGTTACCGAGGGGGATGTGCTGCTGGGCCTGCCCAGCGACGGGGTTCATTCCAACGGCTATTCGCTGGTGCGCCGGATCGTGGAGCTGAGCGGGCTGGGCTGGGCCGATACCTGCCCCTGGGCCGAGGGCACGCTGGGCGAGGCGCTGCTGACACCGACGCGGCTTTACGTCAAAGGGGCGGTCGCGGCTCTGCGCGCGGATTGCGTACAGGCGCTTGCGCATATCACCGGCGGCGGGTTGACCGAGAACCTGCCGCGCGTCCTGCCTGAAGGGCTGGGGGCCGAGATCGACCTGGGCGCCTGGGACCTTCCCGCGGTCTTTGAATGGCTCGCCAGCCAGGGCGGCATGGCAGAGGCGGAACTGCTCAAGACCTTCAACTCGGGCATCGGCATGATCGCCGTGGTGTCCCCGGATCGGGTCGATGCGGCCAAGGCCGCCTTTGCCACCGATGGACATGAGGCGATTGAAATCGGCCGCATCGTGGACCGCAGTGGGGTCGCCTACACGGGCAGCCTGCTTTGA
- a CDS encoding ATP-binding cassette domain-containing protein — translation MSDAAAMPDAKGTMLPLMVRDLVLRLRGTPVLDGLSLDLAGSGCTMVMGPNGAGKSLLLKLLHGLIPPTSGRITWGGLEPGAVMSRQALVFQKPVLLRRSVAANIDFVLRARGKDRDRRRALLDHVGLTHKARQPARLLSGGEAQRLALARALATDPEIMFLDEPTASLDPASVLAIERIVAQARDTGTRIVFVTHDLGQARRMADDVVFLHRGRVAEHAPASEFFPQPRSAVARDYLNGELIV, via the coding sequence ATGTCTGACGCCGCCGCCATGCCTGACGCCAAGGGCACCATGCTGCCGCTGATGGTGCGCGACCTTGTTCTGCGCCTGCGTGGGACCCCGGTGCTGGACGGTCTGTCGCTTGATCTGGCGGGGTCGGGTTGCACGATGGTCATGGGACCGAACGGCGCGGGCAAGAGCCTGTTGCTGAAACTGCTGCATGGGTTGATCCCGCCCACGTCGGGCCGGATCACATGGGGAGGGCTGGAACCGGGCGCGGTGATGTCGCGGCAGGCGCTGGTGTTTCAAAAGCCCGTACTGCTGCGCCGGTCGGTTGCCGCGAACATCGACTTCGTGCTGCGGGCGCGGGGAAAGGACCGCGACCGGCGCCGCGCGCTGCTCGACCATGTCGGCCTGACGCACAAGGCCCGACAGCCCGCGCGCCTGCTGTCGGGGGGCGAGGCGCAGCGGCTGGCGCTGGCCCGCGCGCTGGCGACCGACCCCGAGATCATGTTTCTCGACGAGCCTACCGCCAGTCTCGACCCGGCCTCGGTCCTTGCGATCGAACGGATCGTGGCGCAGGCGCGCGACACCGGCACGCGCATCGTCTTTGTCACCCACGACCTGGGGCAGGCGCGGCGCATGGCCGACGATGTCGTGTTCCTGCATCGGGGGCGGGTGGCCGAACATGCCCCCGCGTCCGAGTTCTTTCCCCAGCCGCGCAGCGCCGTGGCCCGGGATTATCTGAATGGCGAACTCATCGTCTGA
- a CDS encoding ABC transporter permease produces MHSIWDALGLALGLVWSVDADLLEIVLLSLRVSLSATAIACLVGLPLGALVAISRFRGRGVVLIVMNALMGLPPVVVGLLVYLYLSRSGPLGFLGLLYTPAAMIVAQTILIAPIVAALSRQVLEDLHSEYAEQFRSLCLTRVQTMRALLWDARYSLLTVGLAGFGRAVAEVGAVIIVGGNIDHLTRVMTTAIALETSKGDLALALALGIILLVIALGVNAAAQSVRMTATRQAYV; encoded by the coding sequence ATGCACAGCATTTGGGACGCTCTTGGCCTTGCGCTGGGGCTGGTGTGGTCGGTGGATGCCGACCTGCTGGAGATCGTGCTGCTGTCGCTGCGGGTCAGCCTGTCGGCCACCGCCATCGCCTGCCTTGTCGGGCTGCCGCTGGGCGCTCTGGTGGCCATTTCCCGGTTCCGGGGGCGCGGCGTCGTTCTGATCGTCATGAATGCGCTGATGGGGCTGCCGCCGGTTGTGGTGGGGCTGCTGGTGTATCTTTACCTTTCCCGCTCGGGGCCGCTGGGGTTTCTCGGGCTGCTATACACCCCCGCGGCCATGATCGTGGCACAGACGATCCTGATCGCGCCCATTGTCGCCGCCCTGTCGCGGCAGGTGTTGGAGGATCTGCATAGCGAATACGCCGAACAGTTCCGCTCGCTTTGCCTGACGCGGGTGCAGACCATGCGCGCGCTGCTATGGGACGCGCGCTATTCGCTCTTGACCGTGGGCCTTGCCGGGTTCGGTCGTGCGGTTGCCGAAGTGGGGGCCGTGATCATCGTCGGCGGTAACATCGACCACCTGACGCGGGTGATGACCACGGCCATCGCGCTGGAGACGTCCAAGGGAGATCTGGCACTGGCGCTGGCGCTGGGGATCATCCTGCTGGTGATCGCCCTTGGCGTAAACGCGGCGGCGCAATCGGTGCGGATGACCGCGACACGGCAGGCCTATGTCTGA
- a CDS encoding DUF4442 domain-containing protein, which produces MTPFDMIKTHLDSAVPFATHTGVELLTIADGTASARLVQRQEVSNHIKSMHAGAMFTLGEAASGAAVAGALAPMIFDLRPVAASAQIGYLKVALGTLTAHAETSEPGGTLLERIRSQGKAAFDVTVDIRDEGGDSVAEMTVNWHVSAARR; this is translated from the coding sequence ATGACACCCTTTGATATGATCAAGACACATCTCGACAGTGCAGTGCCGTTTGCAACTCACACCGGCGTCGAACTGCTGACGATCGCCGATGGCACCGCCAGCGCCAGGCTGGTGCAACGGCAGGAGGTTTCGAATCACATCAAGTCGATGCATGCGGGTGCGATGTTCACCCTGGGCGAAGCCGCCTCGGGCGCCGCGGTGGCCGGGGCGCTGGCGCCGATGATCTTCGATCTGCGTCCCGTCGCGGCCTCGGCACAGATCGGCTATCTCAAGGTCGCCCTGGGTACCCTGACCGCCCATGCTGAAACCTCGGAACCGGGCGGCACGCTGCTGGAGCGGATCAGGTCGCAGGGCAAGGCAGCCTTTGACGTCACGGTGGACATCCGCGACGAGGGCGGTGACAGCGTGGCCGAGATGACCGTGAACTGGCATGTGAGCGCCGCGCGCAGGTAG